GTCAAGAAGGTCTGACGAATCGCTTTGGCTGGTCATCGTATACTTTGGAGATCTATCACGCTCATCCACTACATTGTTGATCTCATTAAGTAATGGAAGAGGTATCATATCACGTTCACTCAACTCCGCTTCCTGACGTCTGCCACCTCGGTGCTGCCTTAACTTAGCATCATCTAATACACCCTTCTCCATGAAATAATGCGGAACCCGCAATGCGGAGAATAGCTTAGGACAACACTCACGAAAAACCGCGCCAAGTAATCCCCTCAATTCACGAAAGCCCCGCTCCCCAGGCGCCGCCAAGTCGTCCCCAAGCGTCGGTGTCCAATCAACAGGGTATGGCGCCTGCAACGAATTCATGGTAGAAGAGTCATCGATGGAAGGAGATGACAGTTGAGTCTCCCGTACGGCTACTGAGCCCCCTTTGGTAGCGTTTTCTTTTAAGCTACAGCCGCTGCTCATATCCTCCATGCCAACTGCTGGTGGTCCCATCCCATGCGTGTCTCTGCGCGATGCCGCTGCACCCCCTGTCGCTACATGCATTCTGCCAAAAAATGCCCGCGGCCACAGAAAATCGATGGGAAGGGGACATGAAATGTCCACAGGCACCGCCGCGCACCTTTCTGTTGACTGAAAAGAACTCTTGCTTGTACTGCCCACggcaagaggaggaaaagcgaCAGCTGCCGGATCTGCAAGTGTAAAAgtgctgttgctgccactTACCGCGTCTTTGTGCGACCGTTCGCAAGTTGATGTACCTTGCTGGGGCGTACTCCCCCCAACGTCGTTGCTTTGCGCGGAACTTCTTGAAAGGATGGCGCGCTGGTACGAAGTTTGAGAGACAATATTTAACCAATCACCGCCTCCAGCGATTTCCACGCCGCCGGTGGCTGCTCTCTCAGGTGGCccatttttcctttgcttggaAGTACCGCAGCCGCTTCGCATTAGGGGGTAACCATTGTAAGGACCACCGTTGTTCATGGATGATGATGGCCCGCGCTTCCTAAAACTGTTGGTAGACCTCTGGAAGAACAATTCTTCGAAAtgatttgttttctctcttgaACTCTGCTTTTCTCCGCTTATCAACTAAGTAATGATAAGCGacttctttaaaaaaaaaaaaaagaggcacagCGGGCAGCAAAAAAAGCGAAGGTATTAAGATGTTTGTTCACTTGGACAGTTACGTTGTCACGGATTTATTGCATCGTTGCCTGTGGTGGTGCCGTcttcttctccctctcctcCTGTTATGTCCTCCTGTTGTATTTGACGGTATCGTATATTCCatccttcccccttcccacacataaactttttctttttccaacaTGCAACATCAATACGAAACAGAATGAAACACACGTGAATAAAAGCGCAGAAGCGATATCCACAACATAGCATGAAGCGCTTGTGCTCGTACTGAGATAAAAGCGCACTTAACAACAAAGTGCATGGAAGAAGAACAAGACTAAGCAAACCTATTCACACGCACAGAGAGTGACATATGCACACATACGGAAAGTACAAATAGAACTCTTCGCTGAATGTGCccacaaatgcaaaaaaaaatgagggtaAATATGGAGGTAAAGGctatgtaaataaataaaccgAGAACCGAATTTTATGTACGCGTGTGCACATTGTAACCCTCGATAGACCTTTCACTGAAGCATGCCTGCGTTGGCCCATTCGACTGCAGCCGCACTATTAGTTGGTTTTGCCTCATCCCACGGTCCATTGATTTGATCTTTCATGCTGCCATGCAATTTGACGAAGAAGAATGGAATGACAACAGAtattaccaccaccactacacAGTACAGAAGGGCAAATACCGGAACCTCCATCAAGAAGTAGATGGCAAGCGCACATATAGTGAATGTTAACACAACATGTGCCCTTAGGGAGACATGTTTGAGGTTATGTCTGGGAATAGGAGACAAAGTGAAGCATAGAATTCCAAACATAATGAGTGCACCGCTCTGAAACACCCTCTGAATGCGTGAGGCAATAAGTATTATGCCGAATGTGGCTGCATTCACCGCAGTGTTCTGCTGATACCTCTCCGAATAGCAGTTGAGGTAATTATAATCCGTCAGAAGCACATGCACGAACATTGACAAGGAACTAAGTGTCACAATGGTGTCATTGCTATACGCCACAGTCAAGGTTTGTAGGACGGGTGACAGAAGAATAAGGACCCCCACCAGTGGAATGCCTTGCCTACACAACCCCATCAAGTAATGCGTAAACGGTGTGGGAATCTCACCGCGATCAACAgcctgctgccgctgcaccacaatacaaaacacaaacgccAACGTGAATAGTGTAGCATTCACCCACATGAGCGCGCACTCATCCACCCTCCCGGAAAGCATCATAGAAAATACAAAGAGATAGAacacaacaaacgaaaatTGCTGAATAACAACAAATGTGTCCAACACCACCTTGTTATACTCATAGGTGGCAACATTCACATTCTGCCGTAGGTCCTGAAGGAACTGCTGAGGATCCACATAGTTGTCTTCATACGGCTGACGCGTGTACAACACTTTGCGCCAAACGCGCCCCTCATCACGCACTGTCGCTGTTTCAGTTGACACGCTCCCAATAGTACCACGTGGCTGTGCTGCCTCTCCCATCGCTGACGTTTCTCGCAACGAAGCCGGCTGACAATTGCGCATCCAAATAGAgggcaacagaaacaacagtaacaacgGCAACGGCTATGGCAACAGCAATGGCGCCAAAGAACTTAGTAAGCAAATGgtataataaataattataaGTTAACAATTCTACATGCGCTGAAACGAACTAAAGTGAGCGGTTGAAGAATGAAGAAATCATGGGAAAGGTAGACACACATCCGCAAAAACAGAGACATTAAGGAGGAAGCCAGCGCAGAAGCGCAACATCACGCATTTTCAAGCGCAGTGCCTacttatttttaaaaaagaagtgtaAAAAGTTTTCAAGTGAAAGCCACTGCACCCCATTACCCGCCTCACTTCCTACCTTTCTACATTTCTTTGTAAATATGTGCCCCACTAAACCATATACATATTGATATGCACAACACTTCTGCGATCCCTCGCGCACGGTGGTCGAGTGGAGGGTCATCAACCAATCGGTGACGACACACTCAGGGAAGGGGGTGAAAGGCAATAAAATACAGTGGAAATAATAAGCAAACACAACCACACGATCCGAGCAAACCTGCGAGACTTCCCCTCAACCGCACTAACTTCTCGCATTACTTGGGTAACTCCCTTTTTGATTATACTTTGTTCTGGGATCGTAACCCCTCTTATTGCTACagcggcaacagcagcagcaaacatATATCTGTAATTTCTTCGACGTGTAGGAAATAACCCCGTTgtcccacacaaacacacacacacacacctcgcACCAGCTTCGATGTTCTTCAGTTTGCAACATTTAAACAACGACACTGCAAGTTAAGTAGCGTTCTGAAACATCGAAAGAGATTCACAACGCAACCGACACACACATCACCCATATGAGACAAAACATgcaaaggaaatatataaaaagcACCAACCTGGTATGAGGCCAACGTGAGCcaccacaaaaaagaaaaaggcaacCACACAATGCGACAGCGGGGAAGTGAAGGAtaaaacaccaacacacacatataagCAATTGTTTCTTCGCTTTTTGACATTACGGTGGTGCATCCACTTTCGACCCCAAGCAGAGAAGTGATAAATATCCATGAGTCGAACCACACACCACTGCCTGGGGATTGCTGGAGTGGCACGCACAGGAAGAAATGGTATCACCGGTAGCGGGTAATGGGCACTGTACTGACTTCAAAACGTTAAGGTGAAATGCGTGCATAAAGTGAAGAATACCACGGGAATCCTCCGATGCACTGGTGTTTGTTAGCGGAGCCGTCGAAACAAGAACAGTCTGTTTAGGTGTAGTGCACCACCCGGTAATACGACCGGGGGCGGATACAGAGCGGAGCAAAACACCATTGATGCTTATCTGATGAATCACGTTATCAATTGTGGACGTAAAAAGAATATTCGGTAAATAGCAATTCGGTTGGATAAGCACACGGTCGATAGGGAGCTTTGCGGGATGGCGCAGACTGCGCTCCAAACGATTATTCGCCAAGCTATGAAGCATAAGCATGCCATCCCGACTTGCAGTAGCGACAACGTCGAGGATGGGGCACACACTTACTGCAGTGGGGTCGTCCTCATGACCGTATACTGTAAACATCAAATCCACGCGCAGCTTCAAGCGGTTGCGCTGGAAGTGGCAACTCCACACAATAAAAGTCGTGTCCTCCGCACCGCTCACAAGGTATCTGCTGTCCGCACTCGCCGCAACAAGTACCACGCGGCCACAGTGGGCGTGTAGCCGCTCCTCCTGGAAAGCTGGGGTCGTTAAAAAGTTACGAATGACTATTGTGTTATCAAAAACGCCCCCGAGCGCTACAAACACTTCATTGTCAAGGAGCAAAACAGCCACATTCCCCGTCTCACAGGGACCACCAGCCTTCTGACCAATGTTCGGTATCATGCCGGGTGGAAGCGGTGGAATTCGCCGCTCAAAATCTTCGGCCACGTCGACGATCGGCCGTCGGAAGCCACTGCCGTCCACCGAGCCCTGTGGCACGGGTGCCGCCGGCGCTCCTGAAACGATTCCAAGTAAATATGAGGATGTGTGAGCAACGGCAGCCGCCACAGAAGGGGCAGGGGTCTGATTACTAAAATGGCTTTTAACGTTGCCATCGGCGACAGGACCAACCCTAGGCGTCGTCAACGTCGGAGTTACCGCGGGGCTCGGCAGTTGCTGCATACGCCTCATCACTGGCGAAACACTAATTCGGTAGAGCAGTGCGGCACCGTTCCCACACACCACGAGCACCCGATCATTGTCAAGCACCACCACGCGCGCCACGCGCGTGCACAAGTGGCGAATGTCAACTGCCCTCATGCCAAGCACGCAACTGATAGGGTCAGCATATTCCATGGCACGCCGCTCAACATGAGGGCGGGTGAAAAGTTGAATGGGTGTCTGGCCAATGTTATCGAGCGAGTCGATCAGCAGCCGCTCATCTACATCATCTGTTTGACTCCTGTCTAGATCTTCGTAAGAATGCCAATTAAAGACATTAAGTGCTGCGATGGCCTCCTTGCCCCTTTGTTTGTATCCAAATATCAAATCGATCCAATGGTGTAAGTTCAGTGAAACGTAATCACTCTCAAGGGCTTCCCTCATGCGGTAAACAAACTCGTAGGGATCACCATGGGCCCACGGTGGCAACTCCAGTGAATCTGTGGGTCGGCCGTCTTGTCTGCACCCAAACCGGATTCCATTTGTATTTACACACATTTCGGGCAGGTAGAACAACTCTGGAATGAGCTCGCGGACATCCTGCGAGTTCGTCAGCACCCCATTCCAACATGACGCCAAGGAGTGAAACATTCGGTCGGCACAATCAAAGTGCCCATCTTGCAGGATAACCTGCAGCGTTGTGAACGGCTCGACGCGGATCATGTAATACAGGACAACTGCTGGAGAGCTGTAATGTGTGAAGTAATGGGCAGGCACGTCACCAGTTTGTCGCATTTCTTCATACCGTGTTTCCACGTACTCGCGACTCTGAGGTCCATTGCAAATCCCTATGGGCAACGACAAGTCACGAAACGTGGAGGATTTCTCCAAATCAAGTCGGTCACTCTTGTAGTCGGCAATCACCCAGGGGAATACGGGGTACTGCGTAAGATCATTCACCGTCCGGCCACCAAAGAAATTCAACCAGAGAAGGTATTCAAAGTTAGATATCTTGTGTTCGCGCCACTGATTCGTGCGACACATAAGGAGTGGCTCCTTACGTGGGGTCTCATGAAACAGGTAGAACGGGTGGTAGGGCACCTTGTGTCGCTCCACCGACATTCTTATGCGGTTTACAGCTGTCCGCATTTCCTTCACGGAAGCAAAATTCAGCAGCACACTGCGACCATCGCGGAACCACATTTCTACTGCACTACGCCTCATTCGAAACCGCCTCCCTGGCGCAAGCTGAGCGATATGACCAGTGGGATAGATAATGTCCCGCGGCTTTACAACTAGCGACGATGCTTCATCAGCAACACGTTGGTTGTATGCTTTATTCTCGTCGTCAAAGAATACGCAAAGCTCACAGTCACGAATAATTAGCATGGCACTCCAGCAGTGCATCATAGAAGGCACCTCACATGAAGAGGAGAAGTGCACGATAGGCTTTGGAGTCTGCGCCGTATTGGTCCCCGTGATGCTGTTCGTATCTTCGTGGCTAACTTGTTTGTCGAGGATTTCATCGCAGTCCACAGAGCTATCAGACGTAAGCAACATCTGTTCACCGCCTCGTGCACGAGGTAACTGTTTCCCAAAGACCTTGGTGTCACTTACGGGTGCCCCGGCTGCGGTGATGTTGGCGTGATCAGTTCCACAAGGATCAAACTCAAATTTCCTCCGTATCAGCAATTTCTGTTCGACATCCTGCAAACGCACATACTTCATGTTCCGCTGCTCCCCAGGCCCAACATCCCAAATAGTACCTCTGCAGCGGCTGAGAAATCGAGCCCATACTGTATTGAAAAAAACCGTAGCGACCTCCCGAACTGCTAGTGTTGCGAATCGCTCTGCTGACGACTCCACCCCTCCAGCTGCATCGTCACCTTCTCCCTCCGTGCCATCCTGCAAGTGCTGCTCCAATACCTCAAGCATTGTCCTTCGTGAAATACTAAAGTCAGTCAATATTCCATGCAACCGCGCCATCGTCACACTGTGGTATTGTTCAATGGTGCGTGCCATACTCTTGTCTGTGAGTTGGTCGCGTTCCATCGCCAATGTGCACTGGGAAATGAACGCCTCGTAGTCTTCGCGAGAGGCGACTTCAACAAACTCCTTCATGGAGTCCTCTCCCGATCTGCCACAGAGCCATTCAAGTGTGCACTGTTTCACGGTTTGCTCGCCCACGCTGGAAGGCACAGTTCGACTGAAAAACTGCATCTGGTTCAAGTCACGCTTGTGAAGAATACATATGGCCTTCATACGACGCAGTATCTCCTGGTTCGCATCCGGAAATCGCAAGGAAGGAcccaacaaagaaaaccTCAGCCGCCGGTTCAGAAGCTCGTGTAGACTTAGAATGAGTGTCATACAACTGGAAAGTGGAGAATGCTCCTTCACCTCCGACCACTGCCACATCAACAACGCAAAAGGACTGTAGTCGTTGTCGACGACATCAACCCAACG
The genomic region above belongs to Trypanosoma brucei brucei TREU927 chromosome 10, whole genome shotgun sequence and contains:
- a CDS encoding phosphatidylinositol N-acetylglucosaminyltransferase subunit c, which produces MRNCQPASLRETSAMGEAAQPRGTIGSVSTETATVRDEGRVWRKVLYTRQPYEDNYVDPQQFLQDLRQNVNVATYEYNKVVLDTFVVIQQFSFVVFYLFVFSMMLSGRVDECALMWVNATLFTLAFVFCIVVQRQQAVDRGEIPTPFTHYLMGLCRQGIPLVGVLILLSPVLQTLTVAYSNDTIVTLSSLSMFVHVLLTDYNYLNCYSERYQQNTAVNAATFGIILIASRIQRVFQSGALIMFGILCFTLSPIPRHNLKHVSLRAHVVLTFTICALAIYFLMEVPVFALLYCVVVVVISVVIPFFFVKLHGSMKDQINGPWDEAKPTNSAAAVEWANAGMLQ